The following proteins are co-located in the Microcystis wesenbergii NRERC-220 genome:
- a CDS encoding phosphodiester glycosidase family protein yields MKLNYLTIKSICLTVTSLIIIGSPAISLADHRSPITLASRDLSNQQQGKKIILNGRSLPVSWRQWTAGNNTRIAMSDTGAGQLFGMDFLSTNDPKKQPINWFNLQTLSANLVDSDRWLDVTDILLTMGATTTINGDSLTINFPAPQIQDIQLENYGAVQRIIIQLDRPTFWQVSQAKNQAVITLEGNAQQSLISRFQPKTISNSNPNNDEDDLGNSNNNLPTQITSLENNGVISRLKINLPTAYGLQIGSVANPSRIIIDSRPDAMDEKRIVWQPGLIWNQKYIQLDQDWFPVTWLEIDPRNPQITIKPITANSTSMRGTNPLITINSESNAVAMINGGFFNRNNQLPLGAIRVDGKWLSGPILNRGAIAWDNRGKIRIDRLSLEETLITATGQRFPLTQLNSAFLTAGCSRYTRDWGSNYHPLTERETGLVVQGDRVTEKLNNLLPQDSIEIPENGYLVICRKTDINLKIGETVNLDSVTLPRDFANYPQILGAGPLLLQNGRIVLDGNAEKFSPAFQNQQASRSAIAVNQEGKILLVAIHNRVGGRGATLGELARILLLMAATDGLNLDGGSSTGIALAGYLLDRSAVTAAKVHNGIGIFLSPSP; encoded by the coding sequence TTATCAAACCAGCAACAGGGAAAAAAAATTATTCTTAATGGTCGTTCTTTGCCCGTTTCTTGGCGACAGTGGACAGCAGGAAATAATACCAGAATCGCCATGAGTGACACGGGAGCAGGACAATTATTCGGCATGGATTTTCTTAGCACAAATGATCCTAAAAAGCAACCGATAAACTGGTTTAATTTACAAACTTTATCGGCTAATTTAGTCGATTCCGATCGCTGGCTGGATGTTACGGATATTTTACTAACAATGGGGGCAACAACCACTATTAATGGCGATAGTTTAACTATTAACTTTCCTGCTCCCCAGATTCAAGATATTCAGCTAGAAAATTATGGAGCAGTACAAAGGATTATTATTCAACTCGATCGCCCGACCTTTTGGCAAGTTAGTCAGGCAAAAAATCAAGCAGTGATTACCCTAGAAGGAAATGCCCAACAATCGCTCATCTCTAGGTTTCAACCCAAAACTATCAGCAACAGTAACCCAAATAACGATGAAGATGATCTAGGAAACTCTAATAATAACTTACCCACTCAGATCACTTCCTTAGAAAATAATGGGGTGATCAGTCGTTTAAAAATTAACCTTCCCACTGCCTACGGATTACAGATCGGCAGTGTGGCTAATCCTTCCCGAATTATCATTGATTCTCGTCCCGATGCTATGGATGAAAAGCGCATTGTTTGGCAACCAGGGTTAATCTGGAATCAAAAATATATCCAGTTAGATCAAGATTGGTTTCCCGTGACTTGGTTAGAAATCGATCCCAGAAATCCTCAGATAACTATTAAACCAATCACCGCTAATTCCACCTCAATGCGCGGCACTAATCCCCTGATCACGATTAATAGCGAAAGTAACGCAGTAGCGATGATTAATGGCGGCTTTTTTAATCGTAATAATCAGTTACCTTTGGGGGCAATTCGTGTGGATGGCAAATGGTTATCTGGACCAATTTTAAACCGAGGAGCGATCGCATGGGATAATCGTGGTAAAATCAGGATCGATCGCCTCAGTTTAGAGGAAACCCTCATTACTGCCACCGGACAACGTTTTCCCCTAACCCAGTTAAATAGTGCTTTCCTGACAGCCGGCTGCAGTCGTTATACTCGCGATTGGGGGAGTAATTATCATCCCCTCACCGAGCGCGAAACCGGGTTAGTCGTCCAAGGCGATCGCGTGACGGAGAAATTAAATAATCTTTTGCCACAGGATAGTATAGAAATACCGGAAAATGGCTATTTAGTCATCTGCCGAAAGACAGATATTAATTTAAAGATTGGTGAGACAGTCAATCTCGATAGCGTCACCCTACCGAGGGATTTTGCTAATTATCCCCAGATTTTAGGTGCAGGTCCCCTATTATTGCAGAATGGACGCATAGTTTTAGATGGAAATGCCGAAAAATTTAGTCCGGCATTCCAAAATCAACAGGCTTCCCGCAGTGCGATCGCAGTTAACCAAGAAGGAAAAATTTTGCTAGTGGCTATCCATAATCGCGTCGGGGGAAGGGGGGCAACTTTAGGCGAATTAGCCCGAATTTTGCTGTTAATGGCGGCAACAGACGGTTTAAACCTAGATGGGGGTAGTTCCACTGGGATAGCCTTGGCGGGTTATCTGCTCGATCGCTCTGCCGTTACCGCCGCAAAAGTCCATAATGGAATAGGGATATTTTTATCCCCGTCTCCTTGA